The Gopherus evgoodei ecotype Sinaloan lineage chromosome 4, rGopEvg1_v1.p, whole genome shotgun sequence nucleotide sequence CTTTGTCCATCCCAACTACAGCAGCACGTGGAAGTCTGCTGACATCGCCCTCCTGCAGCTGACAGAGCCAGTGCAATACACCAATGAAATTCTCCCCATTTGCTTGCCAGGCCCCTCCCACTCTTTCCCTGACAACCACATGTGCTGGGTCACTGGTTGGGGGAGAATAGACTCTGAGGGTAAGACCATTCCCCAGGAGGAGGCGCTATCACTCTGTGCCTGAAGGCCTGAGCTCCTGGAGCCCTGTGATTCCTGCAGCATCTTGCAATAATCCCCTCCCAGCTCTCTGCTGCGCTCTGCCAGCTGGCTACCCAGGATTGGCTGTATCCCTCACAGCCATCTGTGAGACAGCTGATCCCCAGGGCTCAGTTGAGAACCTTCTGTGTTAGATACAGATGGTCTCTGGTTCAATCCTctcagaggaaaccccctctagggGCAGTGTGGCACAGACTGGGTCctatggggctgggtggggctcTAGaagctgggtggaggtggggaatggatgcagggaggtggagggaatgggacatggggaggggatggagtggaggatggctggagggaaagggagtgggtgggggaggtagATGGGGACAGGAAATTGTCAGGTATGGGGGTGGGTTGCAGGAGGCTATGGATCCAGTACCCTGGTTCTCTCCCCCTGCAGTCTCTCTTCCGCCCCCCAAGACGCTGCAGGAGgttcaggtccagctgatcgACACTGCAGCCTGCAACGCCCTCTACAACATCGACCCGGCCATGAACATCGGCAGGGACCCTGTCAAACCTGACATGATCTGTGCTAGCTATGCTGAAGGGCAGAGGGACTCCTGCCAGGTGAGCGAGGGCTCTGGGCCGACTGGATGCAGGATCCCCAGTGCGTCTCCCTCCCcacaaacaaacatacacaccACACATGTAGGGCCTGCAGTGAGTAGAAcggctgctgcagctgtgcaatTCTACAATCTGGCTTCCTTCGAGCAGGCAGGAGCAGTTCTGGCTTTTAGATGCCTGTGGACTCACAGTCCCATGTCTAGGCCCCAGCTCTGTGATTAGAGCAGAGCCCcagctttatttttatataaagtaaTAGCTGAATCTCTGCAGGGGGATAGAAAGGAGTAAGAATGTGGCTAAAGTGTAACCTGCCCCCCCCTcaagtctgcagagagcctaaaCCAGTGGCTCTGAGATGGGAAATACCCCATGCATCTTTATGGAAGCTGTACGcttccagccccactgctctgtgGAGCCCTTACAACCCATCCCGAGCAGGGTTCTCTGCATAGGGTAGGAGAAGAAGGACACAGCCACCCTTTCTGCAGTGACTGTATTAAGGGATCCCACCTCCAACACCAATGCATCCttcagagaaaggagggagggacacAATGCTCCTTTCACTTCTCAAGTGGGTGTGGCAAAAATATGTGGGTGGGGCCATGGGATGGTCCATGTGCCTAGAACTCCAAGGGGCTGAGCTGTGGATACTTGGGGCTGGGGGTGGCCTCACTAATCCCAATTTCTCTGCCCCTCTAGGGTGATTCTGGGGGGCCGCTGGCCTGTGACCACAATGGGACCTGGTTCCTGATGGGGATTGTGAGTTGGGGGGAAGGCTGTGGCCAGCCCAATCGTCCCGGTGTCTATGTCCGGATGGTGGCCTACGGCGAATGGATATGGGAGCACGTTGGCTCCGGAAGCCAAGCCAGCACCATGGGGAACTGCACATCAGGGACGAATGATGCCAGACCCTGCTTCAGCAGCTTCATGCTTCTCTTCACCACTCTTCTGATATCACTCTGACTCCCCCTCCCTTTGGGAtgccccccatctctccctcctccGTTCGCCCCCTAGTGAAACCTTGCACTGTCTGGGGGCAGTTTGAGATGCAGATAGGACCTGAGAGTTACCAGCAACACCCACATGCCTGAGTCTGCACAGAGCCTGAGCCAATTGCTGTGAGAAGGAGGAGCTGCTCTGAGTGTGGCTGATGCTGTTTCAGGTGGGATCTCTCAGGAATCTGTTTATGATCCTATGCTAAGAatagggtccatctagcccagtttcctgtcttccaacagtggccaatgccaggtgcttcagggggaatgaacagaacaaggcagttATTGATTTATCCGTCCTCCGTCGTCCACTCCCACCATGTGGCACTCAGAGGCTTAGGGgctcccagagcatggggctgctccctgcccaccctggctaatagccattgttgaaccagttctccattaatttatctaattctttttgaacccagtcatACTTTTGTCGTTCGCAACATTTCCTGGGAAcgagttccacagggtgactgtggGTTGTGCGAAGAAATACTCCCTTTGGTTTGTGttcaacctgctgcccattaactTCATCAGGTGGCCCCTAGCTCTCACATCATGTGAAGGAATGAAGAACACTCCCCCattcactgtctccacaccagtcaggatGTTCTGGACCTCCAGCATAACCCCTGTCGGCTGTCACTTTTCCAAGCCGAAAAGTCGAggccttttttctctctccccatgaggaagctgttccacaccagTCACTATGTGTGTGGCCCTGGTCTGTTCCTTTCCAACCCTTGTAGATCTGTTGTCAGATGTGCCAATCAGACCTCCACACCGGATTCAAGGAGTGGGCGGACTGTGGATTTATACTGCAGCCTTTTATTCAGTGATGATGTAACGGGGTGGTCACTGGAAGGGTACAAGCAGCCCTGGGGAAGGCTGCGTCTCTGAAAGCCAGGCTGATTGGGAAGCAGCCACCGCTGTAGCTGGCTTGataagggcccagctggcccttacaAGAgagcagtgggccaggagcaggcaGGCTCCTTCTGACTGAGGAGGGAGATGGATATGGCCGCCTGAGTGTTAGAGGgcactggagtggagcagggctgggaaaaggccagaggagctggggagctccgggTCAGCAACTTCCCAGGCTGCAGAGTCTGTCcaaggcccctggaggtactgggttgcagggacaTGCAGCAGGTCAAAACTTCCCTTGCCTATGATGATTGGCTTATACAGGCTGCAGTCAGCCCAGTGAAAGGGGCTAGacggtgactggcagtagcccatagGCTGAGGAAGggtggggacagagggtgggggtttcttagggaggggagacccagatctgtggggtACTGCCTAgaagggcagcaccccaggtaaaagggcaccagggtcctgggagggacacggggggccaGCGGCAAGCAGGACATTGGCCTGCAGAGGACGCTTTGAGAGCTGGaaacagagctaattcccaggaacCAGCAGGAGGCGTCGCAGCGGTGAGTCCTGCCCCATTACGGATGAATTTAGGGATGTTTTATTACTCCACCATGGGTTCAGCTTTGGATGCCACAGTTTCAGATTCCATTATGAAAGTGGATCTTTCTCGGGCATCAGCATCTAGGGGTATTTGCCAGTACCCCCTCATTAGATCAAACATGCTTATAAACTTAGCTCCTCCCCGTGTTTCCAGCAGATCCTCTATTCTGGGCATGGGGTAAGGATCAGGCTTGTGTGATAGCGTTTAGCTTCCTATTATCCACACAAAACTTCCTGCTTTTGTCCCTCTCCGGCACCATCACAATAGCAGATGCCCTGGGGCTTTTAGATTTGATAATTAGTCCCATTTGCTTTCAACCTCTTCCTGAATCTGTGTCTGTCTTTGTCCCtctgccaggagctgggcagggaccTGCAGTTTGAATGGAGTGTATCATCTTATGAGTGAGCCCTGGCTTGTTCAAGAATGTTTGCCTATGATGCTTTCATACAGCCAACATTTCCTTCTTGTCAGTTGAAGTTCAAGTCTTCCCCATCTCAACGCTCTCAAGAGGTGTCTCCTCTTTGCTTTCTGTAACCATGTCAGCTAAAGGGACAGACATAGTCTCTTCATGGGCACAAGATATATCCACGTCTACCTCCCTTTCATGGCATGCCTCCATCCTGTTAACATGCACTGTCTACCCAACCCCTTTTCCAGGGGGTTTCTCACATCACAGGTAACCTCATTAACTCCTTCTATTACTTCCAAATGCCTTGCAGTTTGTTCTTCCTCACAGGATCTAGCACCAGTCCCATGTCCCCTATCTCAAGCATGTCTATCATAACATGCCTTCTGAGCTTCCTGGCTTACCTTCAGGTTTTGCTGAACCAAACCCATCATACCCTGCAACTTTTCCTGAAACTGAGACACACACTCCGTCACTGGTTGCTCTGTCTCCTTGGCATTACCTTCCTAAGAATCACGAACCAGATCTAGAGGTTCCCTGACCTGCCTCCCATAGAACAGTTCAAAGGGAGCAAACCCAATAGATTCTTGGGGTACACACCTGTATGAATACAACAGATAAGGCAGAATGGCATCCCATTCGTTCCAGCGCCTATCCGCATACATTTTCAGCCTAGATTTTAaggttccattgaacctttccaccataCTATTGGTGTGTGGGTGGTAGGGAGCAGCTTTTAGATGCGTTGCCCCTCACACATTTCCCATAACTCCTTAAAAACGACAGACACAATCAGACAATATTTCCCTGGGAAAGCCCACTCTGCTAAAAATCACAAACTAGGCTGTTGCCACTGTCTCTGCCTCAACATTACACAATGCTACAGCCTCCAGATGTGGCAACATCGACCAACACAAGCATATACTTCTGCCCATAGGTGCCAAcaccatgggtgctccggggctggagcacccacgggaaaaaaatagtgggtgcttagcacccgcCAGTAACCTCCCTATCAACACCTTTTCCTGCATCTCCTGCCTGCTAGTGGGCCTTGTCGGTCAGcacacaccatcaccggttcattcacctgcatgtccaccaatgtaatatacgccatcatataccagcaatgcccctctgctatgcacatcggccaaactggacagtctctacggaaaaggataaatggacacaaatcagatattaggaatggcaatatacaaaaacctgtaggagaacacttcaacctccctggctgcacaatagcagatcttaaggtggccatactgcagcaaaaaaacttcaggaccagacttcaaagagaaactgctgagcttcagttcatctgcaaatttgataccatcagttcaggattaaataaagactgtgaatggcttgccaactacaaaaccagtttctcctcccttggttttcacacctcaactgcaagaacagggcctcatcctccctgattgaactaacctcgttatctctagcttgctgcttgcttgcatatatatacctgcctctggaaattttcactacatgcatctgacgaagtgggtattcacccacgaaagctcatgttccaaaatgtctgttagtctataagatgccactggactctttaTTGTCTTTCAGTTCACTTTCTCTAAATAGCTACAGTATTAGTGTGATTCACTTACAgattaaatattttaactttACTAACAATTTTGGCTCTTTCTGCCTGAAAATGATTcttgaattaatttattttctatcCCACATTACATCACAGTTAGGAGGGAATACGGCATTTGAAAGTGTTCTGGACATTGTGTTGTTACAACAAGGTAAGAGTTGACAATGTTTTAGGAGCAGTTCTGAAACCTGGAAATGATAACGGatataataatatattaataatagtattaattatataattatataaatattattacattttgtgggaaaatattaattatattcatatataattaataattatattcataatgtataatatattaatattacatttaaaaatatcatttatttttcagttgtctgtttaatataatgtttttttcttttgatgtttTCTGGTGGTTTCTTATTATGGTGAAATGTGATTAGTACCAACAGGATGATTGAaacatgtgtgtttgtgtgtgtgtacgcgcACGCGTGCGCGTGCGTGcacatgcattttaatttttcacattGATAAGGTAAAGAATTGTAGAAATCTAGTACCAAAATAGCCAAATTACTAGGAAATGGGGATTCCAGATGAGTGTGACTTTATGCTTCCATTTCCATATGGAAATTTTGATTCCTATCTTTGGCGTTTCTTTGTCTCATGGAGAAATGCGAGAACTTTGTTACTGGTGACCTTGTTCATAACCATAGATGggcaaatctgaaaaaaaacTAGGACCTGTAATAAAAAGCAGCCAAAGAATACCAATTTGTGCAGAAGATGCATGTCTCAGGGAAATGATtgaatattcatgcaaatatattGTTTACCAtgtttttagttttttatttGCAAGACTTTAACCCAAAATGAATTAATGAAAAGTCCACCAGCTATTTCAGTTTATACCAGCTCAGGACCTGGCTCCATAACTTTACCTTTAAAGAGATTTCAGGTAGGAGCCCACGTAGAGAGATGGTTGGGTGGGTCTGACTATATTTTGCATTGACTGAGGAGGACAATATACCAAAAAATTATTCCTCACTGTATGCAAATATGCAGACTGTTTTTTTCTGATCAGTACTGGAGTGCAGATATGAGCTAGTTCTCGCTCATTAAGTCATTGTGCAGAAATTTCTATCATCATGTGACTTATAGGAGAAAACAATATGGAAATGGAACTTGAGCCCGATAATGAAGGAAGGCTCCATGTCCCTTGAAAAACAGGGTCCAGAAACTGTGTTACAGCTTCTCCTTTATGCACTGATATGTGATTTCTGCAATGTAGGCGTCTCCCCCGGCTTGTTCCACTACCTTTTGAACTACGTTGGTTAACGTAGCAGATGACATAAAGAGGAGATGCTCAGACTgtaattatttccatttgttACCCCTATTATCTCAgttcccacagctcccccacccctaaAAATCTCTGTACAATTAAATCAAGGGAGGTGCACACGGAGAGGTGTTTTTATAGCTAGATAATCAGACAGGTGGTTCTGTTTTAGGACAGACAGGTAGACACTAGACAGACGGATATTTTTCTATGGGGATAGACAGAGACATGGTTATGTCTGGGGTTAGATAGACAGAAACACGTCATTAGACAGACATACGAGAAAGGAAGAATGGTCCAGAGGTTGTAGCACTCGCTCAAGACTTGAGGAGTCTGAATTTAAATTCCGCCTCCACTGCAGACTTCCTTTGCGACCTTAAGCaaatcacttagggccagattttttaaggGGATTTCAgttcctaattcccattgaaaccaatgggatttatgtggcctaaatacctttaaaaaacctGGGTTTAGTCTCCCTTTGCCTCTGTTTGTCACTTGTAATATGGAGGTAAGagaaggagtgttgtaagcaagagacaagaagtgattttttctgctctactcctcgctgattaggcctcaactggagtattgtgtccagttctcggcaccacttttcaggaaagatgtggcccaattgcagagagtccagataagagcaacaaaaacatgaGTGCCATGTCTCCGTGTGGCTCACAGAAGAGCAGCACATCCCCAATCTGGCTTCTATGCATAGGGAAATCCAGGAGGCTTCACACACTGGCCATGCCCCAAGCaccgcccctgcaactcccattggctgggaaccacagccaataggagcttcaggggcggtgcctgcagacagggcggtttggccacccctgggctaaGGCCACACAGTGTTCGCAGTTACATGGCCCATGATGCTAACCACCATCACTCCCTTGTTAAATCTTCAAACAAGCCCTTTCGTGCTTCCTCCCATTCTGCCCCCTACACCCTATAAACATCAGCAAAACGACCTCCTCAACCCAGGGACTgtttgactctttaattatttCCTGTCCAGCAGGCTTGTCATCTCCTTATGAACTTGTTGCCGCAATGTACCAGTTCTGTGGGATGCTTTGCTGGGTGCAGGTTGTGATCCCACAGTGTTCATTGTGCAAGTGAAATGAATTATATTAAAGAAATAGAATGAATTAAAGAATGCTGTATGTGCCTTTAAGTAGAAATGAAAAGAATGCTGCGATCCAGGTGTCAGGAAAGCAGACATTAAGGTAGAACAATAGCCCCACTTCAGGGATATTGGTGAcatattagccttagatcgataagagctAGTagggaagtaggatatgcattttgctctctttgtccctttgtttagTTTGCacctttttatctgtataaataagactgtttgggtcttgtaTGGGGGCTCACACTTTCtaggtgttattagcagagagcTGTGCTAATCAAATAGATGGGTCTGGCAAACTGTAAGCCCTGAATCTAACCTTGACATCATCTTAGGCAACTTTTGTGAGTCAGGCCTGTCCTGCTTGATAATACCTGCCAGTGAAGCTGCACCACAGCCATGACCACTGTCTTTTCACTTAGGGTGACCTCTTCACACACCTCAAAGCTCTCTAGGGGGATATCCCTATGGCATTCAAGTCTCAGATCAGGAACAGGGGCTATCTTACAATCCTCTGCACAGAATATCATCTTGACAACTGCTTCACTGTTGTAATGCGCTTTTAACCTGTTTATATGTACAGTCCGAGGTGCGTCCCTGCTGCAGGGCCTGTGTATGTTGCAGGTAACAGTGTGACCCCTCCCGACCATCTCAGAAGGCCCCTCCCATCAGTTTTGCAATTTGTACTTTTCCACAAGGAATAACACCAGCAGCAGATCCCCTGCATCAAACAATTGCTCACAAGGAGAGCAGAACCCCTTTTATCCCATAGAgttgggaccagggccagattgGTTAACTAAAACGTTGGATAAACGGAT carries:
- the LOC115651170 gene encoding serine protease 27-like, with amino-acid sequence MGLLCFPLALALLVMILLQGAQGSWKQAGCGQPRISGRIVGGADAPRGRWPWQVSIQHNGQHFCGGSLISAQWVASAAHCFQLSALVSSYHVNLGEYQLSNPSRCRISSPVSQIFVHPNYSSTWKSADIALLQLTEPVQYTNEILPICLPGPSHSFPDNHMCWVTGWGRIDSEVSLPPPKTLQEVQVQLIDTAACNALYNIDPAMNIGRDPVKPDMICASYAEGQRDSCQGDSGGPLACDHNGTWFLMGIVSWGEGCGQPNRPGVYVRMVAYGEWIWEHVGSGSQASTMGNCTSGTNDARPCFSSFMLLFTTLLISL